A stretch of the Aegilops tauschii subsp. strangulata cultivar AL8/78 chromosome 4, Aet v6.0, whole genome shotgun sequence genome encodes the following:
- the LOC109768916 gene encoding uncharacterized protein, whose translation MSWLARSIANSLLSPDSPEADGEDPRASGSTSPGSPPRGVREDLSELTDALAHRFQGLASFLAAPTPAGNGGAPRGLNPAEIAGRFRLGLARLPGRQAVADLAKNASSLLHPDEYWGGSEAAGATEDVIAFARDAAMRPELWLDFPLLPDDADSDDFDISDAQQDHALAVESMAPELADLRIELCPSHMSEGCFWKIYFVLLHPKLTKDEAELLSTPQILEAREKLSQNSQHQTKLESNEDTVALTFSNTDGTVPVAVEVVSVVKDQDASGRPTALGNVDYGILESIPLEELATDTVSDAGAVPSDKISSGVPVQLMPVLRDATEFSQSRMEETIHTSSKEHATEFSQSSIEEKTPNSITDDAVANEQCVPFVDSAPSEEDQRKWPLSDLSKQSRVVIQKAHSDDCDDDEDEWLEEDTGGPGSTHIPIVGDDEDISFSDLEEDD comes from the exons ATGTCTTGGCTCGCGCGCTCCATCGCCAACTCCCTCCTCTCCCCCGACAGCCCCGAGGCCGACGGCGAAGACCCCCGCGCCTCCGGCTCCACCTCCCCGGGCTCACCCCCTCGCGGCGTCCGCGAGGACCTCTCGGAGCTCACTGACGCCCTCGCCCACCGGTTCCAGGGCCTCGCCTCCTTCCTCGCGGCGCCCACTCCCGCAGGAAACGGCGGTGCACCCCGCGGGCTGAACCCGGCCGAGATTGCGGGACGCTTCCGCCTGGGGCTCGCGCGGCTCCCGGGCCGCCAGGCCGTGGCAGATCTCGCCAAGAACGCCTCCTCTCTACTGCACCCGGACGAATACTGGGGCGGGTCGGAGGCCGCCGGGGCTACCGAGGACGTGATCGCCTTCGCGCGGGACGCCGCCATGCGGCCCGAGCTCTGGCTGGACTTCCCCCTTCTCCCCGACGACGCGGACTCGGATG ATTTTGACATTAGTGATGCGCAGCAAGACCACGCACTGGCCGTCGAGAGCATGGCGCCGGAGCTGGCAGATCTGAGGATCGAACTCTGCCCAAGCCACATGAGCGAGGGCTGCTTCTGGAAGATATACTTTGTGCTACTGCACCCTAAGCTCACAAAGGACGAAGCCGAGCTTCTTTCTACTCCTCAG ATTTTGGAAGCTAGAGAGAAGTTGTCACAAAATTCGCAACATCAGACAAAGCTAGAGAGCAACGAAGACACAGTGGCTCTGACTTTCAGTAATACAGATGGTACTGTACCTGTGGCTGTAGAGGTGGTCAGCGTAGTAAAAGATCAAGATGCTTCCGGCAGGCCCACAGCTTTGGGCAATGTAGATTATGGTATACTTGAATCGATTCCTCTGGAAGAGCTAGCAACAGATACAGTCAGTGATGCTGGAGCTGTTCCTTCAGATAAAATCAGCAGCGGCGTGCCTGTACAGCTTATGCCGGTATTAAGAGATGCCACTGAGTTCTCACAATCAAGGATGGAAGAAACCATTCACACTTCCTCTAAAGAACATGCCACTGAGTTCTCACAATCTAGCATTGAAGAAAAAACACCCAACTCAATTACAGATGATGCTGTAGCAAATGAGCAGTGTGTACCATTTGTAGACAGTGCTCCATCGGAAGAAGATCAACGGAAATGGCCATTGAGTGACCTCAGCAAGCAATCAAGAGTTGTCATTCAGAAGGCCCATAGCGATGACtgtgatgatgatgaggatgaatGGTTGGAAGAGGACACGGGTGGTCCAGGAAGCACGCACATTCCAATAGTAGGCGACGATGAGGATATATCTTTCAGTGACCTGGAGGAAGATGACTGA